Proteins encoded in a region of the Acidobacteriota bacterium genome:
- the hslV gene encoding ATP-dependent protease subunit HslV has translation MTNETRTRSTTVLLVRRNDSVCIASDGQVTLGDTVIKSTAGKVKRVGKGQVLVGFAGGAADGLALITRFESKLEEFQSNLERAVVELAKDWRTDRALRQLQAAMLVANKRHTFYLSGNGDLMQPDDDGLMAIGSGGNFALAAARALIEHTELSAREICEAAMKIAGDICIYSNHRLTLEEL, from the coding sequence ATGACGAATGAAACTCGAACTCGCTCGACAACCGTTCTCCTCGTCCGCCGCAACGACAGCGTTTGCATCGCCAGCGACGGTCAGGTGACCCTCGGAGATACGGTCATCAAGTCCACCGCCGGCAAGGTCAAGCGCGTGGGCAAAGGCCAGGTCTTGGTCGGCTTCGCCGGTGGCGCCGCCGACGGATTGGCTCTCATCACCCGCTTCGAATCCAAGCTCGAAGAATTCCAAAGCAACCTGGAGCGGGCGGTGGTGGAGCTGGCCAAGGATTGGCGCACCGACCGCGCCCTGCGCCAGCTCCAGGCCGCCATGCTGGTGGCCAACAAGCGCCACACCTTCTATCTCTCCGGCAACGGCGACCTCATGCAGCCCGACGACGACGGCCTGATGGCCATCGGCTCCGGCGGCAACTTCGCCCTCGCCGCCGCCCGCGCCCTCATCGAGCACACCGAGCTCAGCGCCCGGGAGATCTGCGAGGCGGCGATGAAGATCGCCGGCGACATCTGCATCTACAGCAACCACCGCCTCACCCTCGAGGAGCTCTAG